GAGGATCGCCACGAACGGGGTGTAGACCCAGACGTCCACCGCGATCGACGACAGCAGCGCGCCGGTCGGGGTGTCCGTCCACTGGACTCCGCCCAGGCCGAAGGGTCTCAGCAGGTAGTTGATCACCCCGACCGACGGCTGGAGCATCAGCTTCCAGATGATCGCCGCGATCACCGGGGCGATCATCAACGGCAGGATGAGGATCTTCTCCAGCACCCGGCCGACGATCGTCGACCGGTGCAGCAGCAGGGCGACGGCCACGCCCAGCACCGTCTCGACGGCGGCGGCCCCGACGGCGTACAGCACCGTCACCCACGCCGAGTTCCAGAAGGCCTCCTGCGTGAAGACGGTCTCGTAGTTCTCGAACCGCACCATGTCCGGCTGGGGTTTGCTCGCCGAGAAGTCGAACAGCGTGTAGTAGAGGCCGAGTCCGAAAGGGTAGAGAATCCCGCAGGTCAGCAGCAGGGCGGGGACGATCAGGAGGTACGGGCGCAGGTTGAGCCGCCATCCCATCGCGCTAGCCCACCTTGTCGGCGAGGTCGCCCGCCAGCCCGTCGAGCACCGACCCCGCGCCCTGGCCGCCGTAGATCTCCTGAAGGGCGGAGGCCCAGCTGGTGGTCGCGTCGAAGAACTGCGCCTGCGGGGTGAACTGGATCTTCGTCTGGTCGACGACGGCCTCGAAGGTCTCGATGAAGCCGGGGAGGTTGTTCATCTTGTTCTTGTAGGCGGCGTCGTCGGCGATCGATTTCCGTACCGGGTCGATGTGGTTGTGCGTGATCGCGCTCTTGAGCAGGTGCTCCTTGCCGGTCGCCCACTGGAGGAACAGCCAACTGGCGCTCTTCTTCTTGCTCTTGGCGTTCATGCCGAGCGACCAGATCCACATGTTGGTCGCGAGGGACCCGTCCGGGCCCTTCGGACCGGGGTGGAAGGCGATCTTCCCGGAGGCGGGGCTCGCGCCCTCGACCGCCTGGAAGTAGGCCGCCGTGTCCGCGTCGAACAGCATCCCGGCCTTCTTCGCGCCGAGGTCGCTGGAGCACTGGTACCAGGTGTACGACGTCCAGGACGGCGGCCCGCCCTGCTTGACCATGCCGGCCCAGTCCTCGGTGAACGCGACGGCCTTCGGGGTGTTCATGGCGGGTGTGAGCTTCCCGCCCTCGACTGTGAAGTCCTTGAGCCCGTTGCGGGCGTACATGGTCATGAAGCCGGGGTGGATGGTGGCCCAGCTCCTCGATCCCCGTACGGCGATCCCGTACATGCCGTCGAAACCGGCGCCGGGGGCCTTCTGTTTGATCGTCCGGGCGATGTCGCGCAGCTCGTCGAAGGTCTCGGCGGGCTTGAGGCCGAGCTTCTTGAAGACGTCCGTGTTGTAGGCGACGACGTTGGTCTCCCAGCCCCACGGCAGCGCGTACTGCCCGCCCTGCCCGAGCGGCGCGCCCGCCTTCAGGGACCACTGGTCGGCCTGGAGGAGGTTCGGGAAGAAGTCGGCCTGGTCCCAGTCGGCGCCGGTCGCCGAGGAGTTGCGCATCCAGGGACCGAGGTCCTCCAGCCAGCCGGGCGGGCCGTACTGCCAGACCATGTAGGCGCCCAGCATGAAGACGTCGTACGAGGCACGCCCGCTGGACAGGTCGACGGTGAGCTTGTCGAAGTAGTTGTCCTCGGGGAAGACGTCGTACTCGACCTTGATGCCGGTCTTCTCGGTGAAGGACTTCAGGTCGGCGATCAGCGCGTCCGTGTACGGATGCTTGTTGAGCAGCGCCTTGACGGTCGTGCCCTTCTCCCGCTTCCAGTCGAAGGAGCCGGTGACGTCGTCGGCGGCCGAGCCGTCGCTCTTGTCGTCGTCACCCCCGAATCCGGCCCCGCAGGCCGCGAGCAGCGGGGTCGCGGCGGCCGCGGCGGTCAGGGCGAGGAAGCGGCGGCGATCGTGCGCGTGCATGTCCATCCGTGACCTCCACGTGGGGTTCGGCCATCCGGGTGCTCGGGGTTGACACGGCGAGTCGACTCGTTAACAGAGGGTGGAACGGCGGAAGTTGGGCGTCAATCCCTCGCGCAAGGGAAAATCTCAGTGCAGAGTGAGAAGTTCACGGATCGAGATGTTCGGGAGTGAGCCGGAGGGGCACACCGGAGGCGAACGACCAAAAAAGGCAGGAGGTCCGGATGGCGGACGAGCGGGAGGCGTGGCTCGGGATCGACCTGGGGACCCAGAGTGTCCGGGTCCTGCTGGTCACCGGGGACGGCACCGTCCTCGGCAGCGGCTCGGCCCCGCTCGCCGGGCGGCGGGACGGGGTGCGGCACGAGCAGGATCCGGGGGAGTGGTGGGAGGGGCTGTGCGCGGCGTCCCGGGCCGCACTCCTGGGACACGCCCGGGTACGGGTCGGGGCGCTCGCGGTGTGCGGGACGTCCGGGACCGTGCTGCTGACGGACGGGGCGGGGCGGCCGATGAGCCCCGCCCTGATGTACGACGACCGGCGCGCCGCCGAGGAGGCGGCGCGGGCGCGGGCGGCGGGGCTCGCGGTGCAGGACACCTGGGCGCTGCCGAAGGCGCTGTGGCTGACCGAGACCTACGGCCAGGGCCGGATCACCCACCAGCCGGACCTGATCGTCTCCCTCCTCACCGGCGAACTCCCCCCGGCCGACTCCAGCCACGCCCTCAAGACCGGCTACGACCTGGAGCGCGACGCCTGGCCG
Above is a window of Streptomyces sp. DT2A-34 DNA encoding:
- a CDS encoding carbohydrate ABC transporter permease, with translation MGWRLNLRPYLLIVPALLLTCGILYPFGLGLYYTLFDFSASKPQPDMVRFENYETVFTQEAFWNSAWVTVLYAVGAAAVETVLGVAVALLLHRSTIVGRVLEKILILPLMIAPVIAAIIWKLMLQPSVGVINYLLRPFGLGGVQWTDTPTGALLSSIAVDVWVYTPFVAILALAGLRSLPTSPFEAAAVDGAGWWYTFRRLTLPMLWPYVLVAVIFRFMDSLKVFDIIYALTEGGPGDSTVVLQIRAYLEAIRFQRYSFGISYTIVLWAVVYLAAMVLVKHLGKIQRKAAEVPAK
- a CDS encoding sugar ABC transporter substrate-binding protein codes for the protein MDMHAHDRRRFLALTAAAAATPLLAACGAGFGGDDDKSDGSAADDVTGSFDWKREKGTTVKALLNKHPYTDALIADLKSFTEKTGIKVEYDVFPEDNYFDKLTVDLSSGRASYDVFMLGAYMVWQYGPPGWLEDLGPWMRNSSATGADWDQADFFPNLLQADQWSLKAGAPLGQGGQYALPWGWETNVVAYNTDVFKKLGLKPAETFDELRDIARTIKQKAPGAGFDGMYGIAVRGSRSWATIHPGFMTMYARNGLKDFTVEGGKLTPAMNTPKAVAFTEDWAGMVKQGGPPSWTSYTWYQCSSDLGAKKAGMLFDADTAAYFQAVEGASPASGKIAFHPGPKGPDGSLATNMWIWSLGMNAKSKKKSASWLFLQWATGKEHLLKSAITHNHIDPVRKSIADDAAYKNKMNNLPGFIETFEAVVDQTKIQFTPQAQFFDATTSWASALQEIYGGQGAGSVLDGLAGDLADKVG